The following proteins come from a genomic window of Tenebrio molitor chromosome 9, icTenMoli1.1, whole genome shotgun sequence:
- the rdgBbeta gene encoding cytoplasmic phosphatidylinositol transfer protein 1: MVLTKEYRICMPITAEEYRVGQLYMIARHSLEQSGDGEGVEVVENKECEDPEHGKGQFTEKRIHLSSRLPYWVQAIIPKIFYVTEKAWNYYPFTITDYTCSFIPRFHIEIKTKYENNNGCTENCLNLTPEQLAERLVDHIDIAYDDLSPKHYKEEEDPRFFQSKKTLRGPLIEGWRANYTPIMCSYKLVNASFEVFGLQTKVEDFIQSCIREVLLLGHRQAFAWIDEWIEMSLEDVRKYEAKLQSQTNSILANQVGGGDSPGPNNVVKSGNSTPESPKTPKSPAKKGYFSWF, from the exons ATGGTGCTAACGAAGGAGTACAGGATTTGTATGCCGATTACTGCAGAAGAG TATCGTGTGGGGCAACTTTACATGATCGCAAGACACAGTTTGGAGCAGTCAGGGGATGGGGAAGGTGTCGAAGTggttgaaaataaagaatgcGAAGATCCGGAACATGGGAAGGGGCAATTCACCGAAAAACGTATCCACTTGTCGAG cCGCCTGCCCTACTGGGTGCAAGCTATAATTCCAAAGATATTTTACGTAACCGAGAAAGCGTGGAATTATTATCCATTCACCATAACAGATTACACT TGTTCTTTTATACCCCGCTTTCACATAGAAATTAAGACAAAATATGAGAACAATAATGGTTGTACAGAAAAT TGTTTAAATTTGACACCAGAACAGCTTGCTGAGCGCCTTGTTGATCATATTGATATTGCATATGATGATTTAAGTCCTAAACACTATAAAGAGGAGGAGGATCCGCGAttttttcaatctaaaaaAACGCTCAGGGGGCCCTTAATCGAAGGTTGGAGGGCCAACTACACTCCTATAATGTGTTCCTACAAACTGGTAAACGCGTCATTTGAAGTCTTTGGCCTACAGACCAAAGTTGAAGATTTCATACAATCT TGTATTCGAGAGGTGTTGCTACTCGGTCATCGACAGGCCTTCGCGTGGATCGACGAGTGGATCGAGATGTCGCTAGAGGACGTTCGGAAATACGAGGCGAAACTACAGTCCCAGACTAACTCGATTTTAGCAAATCAAGTTGGTGGGGGTGACAGTCCTGGTCCTAATAACGTAGTAAAGTCCGGAAATTCGACCCCCGAGTCGCCGAAAACTCCAAAATCGCCGGCAAAGAAAGGGTATTTTTCGTGGTTCTAG